Proteins from a single region of Starkeya sp. ORNL1:
- a CDS encoding Hsp20 family protein, whose product MRSFDLSPLYRSTVGFDRLFSLLDQVGGVDVANTYPPYNIERTGENAYRITVAVAGFTEPELGIEVKENTLSIRGEKQAQDSAKSSDVLYQGIAARAFERRFQLADHVEVRGASLENGLLHVDLVREIPETLKPRTIPINGGTAKVIEAKAA is encoded by the coding sequence ATGCGCAGTTTTGATCTTTCCCCGCTCTATCGTTCCACGGTCGGTTTCGACCGACTGTTCTCGCTGCTCGACCAGGTCGGCGGCGTCGATGTCGCCAACACCTATCCGCCCTACAACATCGAGCGGACCGGCGAGAACGCCTACCGCATCACCGTTGCCGTCGCCGGCTTCACCGAGCCGGAGCTTGGTATCGAGGTGAAGGAGAACACGCTCTCCATTCGCGGCGAGAAGCAGGCGCAGGATAGCGCCAAGTCGTCCGACGTGCTCTATCAGGGCATTGCCGCGCGAGCCTTCGAGCGGCGCTTCCAGCTTGCCGACCATGTCGAGGTACGCGGCGCCAGCCTGGAGAACGGGCTGCTCCATGTCGATCTCGTCCGCGAGATCCCCGAGACGCTGAAGCCCCGCACCATTCCGATCAATGGCGGGACGGCGAAGGTCATCGAGGCCAAGGCCGCGTGA
- a CDS encoding alpha/beta hydrolase: MKLYPTTANPVPDGAVCGSVTTADGVALRYARWQPLAPRLGTVCVFPGRTEKIEKYFETVTDLRRRGFGVAVLDWRGQGGSQRLLRDPMKGHVPDFADHQLDLQAFVRDVMMPDCPPPYFALAHSMGAAVLLDTARLGRRWFERMVLVAPMLEIALLTHEKAARRTSRLLCALGLGGFYVPAGASQHATNKPFEGNKLSSDRVRYERNLAISREHPELDVGAPTIGWVKAAFDLMDRLADPATARAIRQPLLMIAAGADQVVSTSAIEHLGTRLIAGAHLVVPGARHELLQERDVYREQLFAAFDAFIPGSADFRG; the protein is encoded by the coding sequence ATGAAGCTCTACCCCACGACGGCAAATCCTGTTCCCGATGGGGCGGTGTGCGGCAGTGTCACGACGGCGGACGGCGTCGCGCTGCGCTATGCGCGCTGGCAGCCGCTGGCGCCGCGGCTCGGCACGGTATGCGTGTTCCCCGGGCGCACCGAAAAGATCGAAAAATATTTCGAGACGGTGACGGACCTGCGCCGCCGCGGCTTCGGCGTAGCGGTGCTGGACTGGCGAGGGCAGGGCGGTTCGCAGCGCCTGCTGCGTGACCCGATGAAGGGCCATGTGCCGGATTTCGCCGACCACCAGCTCGACCTGCAGGCTTTCGTGCGCGACGTGATGATGCCGGATTGCCCGCCGCCCTATTTCGCGCTCGCCCATTCCATGGGCGCGGCGGTACTGCTCGACACCGCGCGGCTCGGCCGGCGCTGGTTCGAGCGCATGGTATTGGTGGCGCCGATGCTGGAGATCGCGCTGCTGACCCATGAGAAAGCGGCGCGGCGCACCTCGCGGCTGCTCTGTGCGCTCGGCCTCGGCGGCTTCTATGTGCCGGCGGGGGCCTCGCAGCACGCCACCAACAAGCCGTTCGAGGGCAACAAGCTCTCTTCCGACCGGGTGCGCTACGAGCGCAACCTCGCTATCTCGCGCGAGCATCCCGAGCTCGATGTCGGTGCGCCGACCATCGGCTGGGTGAAGGCGGCGTTCGACCTGATGGACCGGCTCGCCGATCCGGCGACGGCGAGGGCCATCCGGCAGCCGCTGCTGATGATCGCGGCGGGCGCCGACCAGGTGGTCTCCACCAGCGCCATCGAGCATCTCGGCACCCGGCTGATCGCCGGCGCGCACCTGGTGGTGCCGGGGGCGCGGCACGAATTGCTCCAGGAGCGGGATGTCTATCGCGAGCAGCTCTTCGCCGCGTTCGACGCCTTCATCCCGGGCAGTGCGGACTTCAGAGGCTAG
- the hisN gene encoding histidinol-phosphatase, producing the protein MGAVDFEAFVHELADVSGQAILPFFRTALGVEDKSRGAAFDPVTAADRAAEQAMRALIRRNFPGHGVIGEEYDNERPDAEFVWMLDPIDGTKSFIAGMPAWGTLIGLVRNGRPVYGMMHQPFIRERFYGDGDGARYRGPAGERKLGVRACGSLGDALMVTTSPRLMNEADRARFEVVEEHVRMSRYGGDCYAYCMVAAGHVDLVIETNLQDHDIVPLIPIIEGAGGIVTDWSGDPAVGGGRVVVSGDRRVHDAALEMLAKG; encoded by the coding sequence ATGGGCGCCGTGGACTTCGAAGCCTTCGTCCATGAGCTTGCCGATGTCTCCGGCCAGGCGATCCTGCCCTTCTTCCGCACCGCGCTCGGCGTCGAGGACAAGAGCCGCGGCGCCGCCTTCGATCCCGTCACCGCTGCCGACCGCGCCGCCGAACAGGCGATGCGCGCGCTGATCCGGCGCAATTTCCCGGGTCATGGCGTCATCGGCGAGGAATACGACAATGAGCGCCCCGACGCCGAGTTCGTCTGGATGCTCGATCCGATCGACGGCACCAAGTCCTTCATCGCCGGCATGCCGGCCTGGGGCACGCTGATCGGCCTCGTCCGCAATGGCCGGCCGGTCTACGGCATGATGCACCAGCCCTTCATCCGCGAACGCTTCTACGGCGATGGCGACGGCGCCCGCTATCGCGGACCCGCAGGCGAGCGCAAGCTCGGGGTGCGCGCCTGCGGCAGCCTCGGCGATGCGCTGATGGTGACGACCAGCCCGCGCTTGATGAACGAGGCGGACCGCGCCCGCTTCGAAGTGGTCGAGGAGCATGTGCGCATGTCCCGCTATGGCGGCGACTGCTACGCCTATTGCATGGTCGCCGCCGGCCATGTCGACCTCGTCATCGAGACCAATCTGCAGGACCACGACATCGTGCCGCTGATCCCGATCATCGAAGGCGCGGGCGGCATCGTCACCGATTGGTCGGGTGATCCGGCCGTGGGCGGCGGGCGTGTCGTCGTTTCCGGCGACCGCCGGGTGCACGATGCCGCGCTGGAGATGCTGGCGAAGGGCTAG
- a CDS encoding N-formylglutamate amidohydrolase: MMAVVAEMIDPPFEVAEPSTIAAPFLFNSPHSGIIYPKAFVEQARLDLQSLRRSEDTFVDTLFSAVTEVGMPFMRAHFPRCYVDVNREPYELDPRMFEGRLPAYANTRSMRVSGGLGTVARIVGEAQEIYGRRIPVDEAITRIENFYKPYHRALRRMMVQMQRGFGLAVLIDCHSMPSNTGHRDERARTDIVLGDRYGTSCAGVITDVLELELRRRGFAVVRNKPYAGGFITEHYGNPASGMHAVQIEINRALYMDERSYQPSPRFDEVRRNLLEVAEALMKIDQLHLAPLRTAAE, encoded by the coding sequence ATGATGGCTGTCGTCGCGGAGATGATCGACCCGCCCTTCGAGGTGGCTGAGCCGTCGACGATCGCGGCACCCTTCCTGTTCAACTCCCCGCACAGCGGCATCATCTATCCCAAGGCCTTCGTCGAGCAGGCGCGCCTCGACCTGCAGAGCCTGCGCCGCTCCGAGGACACCTTCGTCGACACGCTGTTCAGCGCTGTGACCGAAGTGGGCATGCCGTTCATGCGTGCGCATTTCCCGCGCTGCTATGTCGATGTGAATCGCGAGCCCTATGAGCTCGACCCGCGCATGTTCGAAGGCCGCCTGCCGGCCTACGCCAATACCCGCTCGATGCGGGTCTCCGGCGGCCTCGGCACCGTGGCCCGCATCGTCGGCGAGGCGCAGGAGATCTATGGCCGCCGCATCCCGGTGGACGAGGCGATCACCCGCATCGAGAATTTCTACAAGCCCTATCACCGCGCCCTGCGACGGATGATGGTGCAGATGCAGCGCGGCTTCGGCCTCGCCGTGCTGATCGATTGCCACTCCATGCCCTCGAACACCGGCCACCGCGACGAGCGGGCGCGTACCGATATCGTGCTCGGCGACCGCTACGGCACCAGTTGCGCCGGCGTCATTACCGACGTGCTGGAACTGGAGCTGCGCCGGCGCGGCTTCGCGGTGGTGCGCAACAAGCCTTATGCTGGCGGATTCATCACCGAGCATTACGGCAACCCCGCCTCCGGCATGCATGCCGTGCAGATCGAGATCAACCGTGCGCTTTATATGGATGAGCGCAGCTATCAGCCCTCCCCGCGCTTCGACGAGGTACGCCGCAACCTCCTCGAAGTTGCCGAGGCCCTGATGAAAATCGACCAGCTGCACCTCGCGCCGCTGCGCACCGCAGCCGAATAA
- a CDS encoding response regulator — MTKILLAEDDNDMRRFLVKALENAGYDVVSFDNGKSAYDRLREEPFELLLTDIVMPEMDGIELARRATELDPDIKVMFITGFAAVALNADSQAPKDAKVLSKPFHLRDLVNEVGKMLAA; from the coding sequence ATGACGAAAATCCTGCTCGCCGAAGACGACAATGACATGCGCCGTTTCCTGGTGAAGGCGCTGGAGAATGCAGGCTACGACGTCGTCTCGTTCGACAATGGCAAGTCGGCCTATGACCGGCTGCGCGAGGAGCCGTTCGAGCTGTTGCTGACCGACATCGTGATGCCGGAGATGGACGGCATCGAGCTCGCCCGGCGGGCGACCGAGCTCGATCCCGACATCAAGGTGATGTTCATCACCGGCTTCGCCGCGGTGGCGCTGAACGCCGACAGCCAGGCGCCGAAGGATGCCAAGGTGCTCTCCAAGCCGTTCCATCTGCGCGATCTCGTCAACGAGGTCGGCAAGATGCTGGCGGCGTGA
- a CDS encoding ABC transporter permease produces MTATTLPSPKAMLRLAPTEWLALGFVALFFLVGLAGPYLIDFNPAATDTAARLKPPFTAFANGSIAWFGTDAVGRDVAKQVIYGARVSLVVGFTSAALATVFGVVVGVWAGWAGRRTEQFLMRIVDIQLAFPSILIAVFLAAFIQPSLLSVILILAITRWAVVARVARAITARTLAKSYVEAAIISGESTWRIVRDCILPNLWIPLLILMSAELSLIILAEASLGFLGLGTPIDVPSWGRIISSGRNYLANAWWIATLPGLVIVVVVVSIGVAGEVLRRRLARGVSASP; encoded by the coding sequence TTGACGGCGACAACCCTCCCCTCTCCCAAGGCAATGCTCCGTCTGGCGCCGACCGAATGGCTGGCGCTGGGCTTTGTCGCCCTCTTCTTCCTGGTCGGACTCGCGGGCCCGTATCTGATCGACTTCAACCCGGCGGCAACCGATACGGCCGCCCGGCTGAAGCCACCCTTCACGGCGTTCGCCAATGGCAGCATTGCCTGGTTCGGCACCGACGCGGTCGGCCGCGACGTGGCAAAGCAGGTGATCTATGGCGCGCGCGTCTCGCTCGTCGTGGGCTTCACCTCGGCCGCGCTTGCCACCGTCTTCGGCGTCGTGGTTGGCGTCTGGGCGGGATGGGCCGGCCGGCGCACCGAGCAGTTCCTGATGCGCATCGTCGACATCCAGCTCGCCTTTCCCTCGATCCTGATCGCGGTATTCCTCGCGGCCTTTATCCAGCCGAGCCTGCTGTCGGTGATCCTCATTCTCGCCATCACCCGCTGGGCCGTAGTGGCGCGCGTTGCCCGCGCGATCACAGCGCGCACGCTGGCCAAGAGTTACGTCGAAGCCGCCATCATTTCGGGCGAGAGCACATGGCGGATCGTGCGCGACTGCATCCTGCCCAATCTGTGGATCCCCCTGCTTATTCTGATGTCGGCTGAACTCAGCCTCATCATCCTGGCCGAGGCTTCGCTCGGCTTTCTCGGCCTGGGGACACCGATCGACGTGCCGTCCTGGGGCCGCATCATTTCGTCGGGCCGCAATTATCTCGCCAATGCGTGGTGGATTGCGACGCTGCCAGGGCTGGTTATCGTCGTTGTCGTCGTGTCGATCGGCGTGGCCGGCGAAGTGCTGCGGCGGCGGCTCGCCCGCGGCGTCTCGGCATCGCCATAG
- a CDS encoding ABC transporter permease, whose protein sequence is MITFLGSRLFNAAATLVAAVIATFVMIRIAPGDPVLVLLGDLATPDQIAAARIQYGLDRPIYEQLLIYLGKAFTLDFGNSVIQGRPAIEIVAQRMMATLTLGAVTFALVIAVAVPLGLAAALWRDRWFDRATSNTSLVVLGIPDFWLGLVFILVFARWLQILPSSGWSSPSSMVLPAVTLALPLIAVNMQLMRNEAIGVLKANMVRILRAKGIPTARIISHHVLRNALLPVLTVGGVQFGHLLGGAVIVETVFGWPGLGKELITAISYRDYAVVQACIFVMTFLVVAVNFAVDVGYRIVDPRLRRS, encoded by the coding sequence ATGATCACCTTCCTCGGTTCGCGACTGTTCAACGCGGCGGCGACGCTGGTCGCAGCGGTGATCGCAACATTCGTCATGATCCGCATAGCACCAGGCGACCCGGTGCTGGTGCTGCTCGGCGACCTCGCCACGCCCGACCAGATCGCGGCGGCGCGCATCCAATACGGCCTCGACCGGCCGATCTACGAGCAATTGCTGATCTATCTCGGCAAGGCCTTCACGCTCGATTTCGGTAATTCGGTCATCCAGGGGCGTCCGGCGATCGAAATAGTCGCGCAGCGCATGATGGCGACGCTGACGCTCGGCGCGGTAACCTTCGCCCTGGTCATCGCGGTGGCCGTGCCCCTCGGCCTCGCGGCTGCACTCTGGCGCGACCGTTGGTTCGACCGCGCCACCTCAAACACCTCGCTGGTGGTGCTCGGAATTCCCGATTTCTGGCTGGGGCTGGTGTTCATCCTCGTCTTTGCCCGCTGGCTCCAGATCCTGCCGAGCTCAGGCTGGTCATCACCGAGCTCGATGGTGCTGCCGGCGGTCACCCTGGCTCTGCCGCTGATCGCGGTAAATATGCAGCTGATGCGAAACGAGGCGATTGGCGTGCTGAAAGCCAACATGGTGAGGATCCTGCGCGCCAAGGGAATCCCGACGGCACGCATCATCAGCCACCATGTGCTGCGCAATGCGCTCCTGCCGGTACTGACTGTCGGCGGCGTGCAGTTCGGCCACCTGCTTGGCGGCGCGGTCATCGTTGAGACCGTGTTCGGCTGGCCCGGTCTCGGGAAAGAACTCATCACGGCGATCAGCTATCGCGACTATGCAGTGGTGCAAGCCTGCATCTTCGTCATGACGTTCCTGGTTGTAGCGGTAAACTTCGCGGTCGATGTCGGCTACCGGATCGTCGACCCGCGCCTGCGGCGGAGCTAA
- a CDS encoding ABC transporter ATP-binding protein — protein MTAALAIEHLSFGYPTSGLVSGTGVVVKALDDVSLSVEPGRVLGIVGESGSGKSSLLRAIVGLNRGYTGTIYYRGEPIDHAASAVRRSDFRAGVQMIFQDPGGSLNPFKTIRQTLTAALARAPSPKVGSGQLEALLHQVGMNVSALDRRPSEFSGGQLQRLAIARALACDPSVLLCDEPTSALDVSIQAQILDLFGRLKGEGRAFIFVTHNLGVLGHVADTIAVMYRGRIVEVGPARELIAAPKQAYTAALIAASPRLKHRGLLLENARRRLASAQAGAVS, from the coding sequence ATGACCGCAGCCTTGGCTATCGAGCACTTGAGCTTCGGTTACCCGACGAGCGGCCTCGTCTCGGGCACCGGCGTTGTGGTCAAGGCGCTGGACGATGTCTCGTTATCGGTCGAGCCAGGCCGGGTACTCGGCATCGTCGGCGAATCCGGCAGCGGCAAGAGCAGCCTGCTTCGCGCCATTGTAGGTCTCAACCGCGGCTATACCGGCACGATCTACTACCGAGGCGAGCCGATCGACCACGCCGCGAGTGCCGTACGGCGATCCGACTTCCGCGCCGGGGTGCAGATGATCTTTCAGGATCCCGGCGGCAGCCTCAATCCATTCAAGACCATACGCCAGACGCTCACCGCGGCGCTGGCCCGAGCGCCATCGCCCAAGGTCGGCTCCGGCCAGCTCGAAGCCCTGCTGCATCAAGTCGGCATGAACGTCTCTGCGCTGGACCGTCGGCCCTCCGAATTCTCCGGGGGCCAGCTGCAGCGGCTCGCAATCGCGCGAGCCCTCGCCTGCGATCCGTCGGTGCTGCTTTGCGACGAGCCGACCTCCGCGCTCGACGTGTCGATCCAGGCGCAGATCCTCGACCTGTTCGGCCGGCTGAAGGGCGAAGGCCGGGCCTTCATCTTCGTCACCCACAATCTCGGCGTACTCGGCCACGTCGCTGATACGATCGCGGTGATGTATCGCGGCCGCATCGTGGAGGTCGGGCCGGCGCGCGAGCTGATCGCCGCACCGAAGCAGGCCTACACCGCCGCCCTGATCGCCGCGTCGCCGCGCCTCAAGCATCGTGGCCTGCTGCTGGAGAATGCCCGGCGCCGGCTCGCCTCCGCGCAAGCGGGAGCCGTGTCATGA
- a CDS encoding ABC transporter ATP-binding protein — translation MTVNNTNSVVPATAPLLSVRDLSVRAGALPLVHGVSFDLEPGTMTALVGESGSGKSLTAQAILGLLDRDVYAVAGTAMAFQGDALGFDGRRLPKGFHGQLTGYVMQDPSSALDPTMTVGRQIAEMFVVHRGMDRRSALREATRMLDLVRIPSAASRIGDYPHQFSGGMKQRVLIAMAVALSPRLLIADEPTTALDVTVQADILALIDDLRRQLQMAVLIITHDFGVVYQCADRVLVMYAGKLVEGGATLQITENGRHPYTRGLIASIPDLDDLDRAVVAIPGHPPRPERSWDDSCAFQPRCSFKAARCVAEPPELETLDDGALVRCFEWLRVAQERLT, via the coding sequence GTGACCGTGAACAATACCAACAGCGTCGTCCCGGCGACGGCGCCGCTCCTTTCGGTGCGCGACCTCTCCGTCCGCGCCGGCGCATTGCCGCTGGTGCACGGCGTCAGCTTCGACCTCGAGCCCGGCACAATGACCGCGCTGGTCGGCGAATCGGGCAGCGGCAAGAGCCTGACGGCGCAGGCGATCCTTGGCCTGCTCGATCGCGATGTCTATGCGGTCGCTGGCACCGCGATGGCCTTCCAGGGCGACGCGCTCGGCTTCGACGGGAGGCGCCTGCCGAAGGGCTTCCACGGCCAGCTCACCGGCTATGTCATGCAGGATCCTTCCTCGGCGCTCGACCCGACTATGACGGTCGGCCGTCAGATCGCGGAGATGTTCGTTGTCCATCGCGGCATGGACCGGCGCTCGGCCCTGCGTGAAGCGACCCGCATGCTCGACCTTGTGCGCATCCCCAGTGCCGCCTCGCGCATCGGCGACTACCCGCACCAGTTCTCCGGAGGCATGAAGCAGCGTGTGCTGATCGCGATGGCGGTAGCGCTGTCGCCCCGCCTTCTGATCGCCGACGAACCAACCACTGCTCTCGATGTGACAGTGCAGGCCGATATCCTTGCCCTGATCGACGATCTGCGTCGGCAGCTGCAGATGGCCGTGCTCATCATCACGCATGATTTCGGCGTGGTGTACCAGTGCGCCGATCGGGTTTTGGTGATGTATGCCGGCAAGCTGGTGGAAGGCGGGGCGACGCTGCAGATCACCGAGAATGGCCGCCATCCCTACACGCGGGGGCTGATCGCCTCGATCCCGGACCTCGATGATCTCGATCGCGCCGTGGTGGCCATCCCCGGCCATCCGCCGCGACCGGAACGGAGCTGGGACGACAGCTGTGCTTTCCAACCGCGCTGTTCATTCAAGGCCGCGCGCTGTGTCGCCGAGCCGCCCGAACTGGAGACACTCGATGACGGGGCTCTGGTGCGGTGCTTCGAATGGCTGCGAGTTGCCCAGGAGCGCCTGACATGA
- a CDS encoding ribonuclease activity regulator RraA produces the protein MTSEADKSINDRLKRCGTATISTVLTKRGLNHAFMYGVAPLPGSKPRMVGRAFTMRSVAMREDKLAADKAMDPRLNLQRRATEECGVGEVLVIDCRGDVNGASGGLMLFERMRVRGCAGVVSDGGVRDAWEIAESGFPVYARAVCPPNSTLAHRFVELNVPVTCGGAAVYPGDFIAADPDGVMVIPQEIADDISREALAYEQQEEFILQRLRAGASIYGTYPLEEAGLADYAAWRAERDKG, from the coding sequence ATGACGAGCGAAGCCGACAAGTCCATTAACGACCGCCTCAAGCGCTGCGGCACCGCCACTATCTCGACCGTGCTGACCAAGCGCGGGCTAAACCACGCCTTCATGTATGGCGTCGCGCCGCTGCCGGGTTCCAAGCCGCGGATGGTAGGGCGAGCCTTCACCATGCGTTCGGTGGCCATGCGCGAGGACAAGCTCGCCGCCGACAAGGCGATGGACCCCAGGCTGAACCTGCAGCGCCGCGCCACTGAGGAATGCGGCGTCGGCGAGGTGCTGGTGATCGACTGCCGCGGCGACGTGAACGGCGCGAGCGGCGGCCTCATGCTGTTCGAGCGCATGCGCGTGCGTGGCTGCGCCGGCGTCGTCTCGGACGGTGGTGTGCGCGATGCATGGGAGATCGCCGAAAGCGGCTTTCCGGTCTACGCCCGGGCCGTGTGCCCGCCCAACAGCACGCTCGCCCACCGCTTCGTCGAGCTGAACGTGCCGGTGACCTGCGGCGGGGCGGCGGTCTATCCCGGTGACTTCATCGCCGCCGATCCAGACGGCGTAATGGTGATCCCGCAGGAGATCGCAGACGATATCTCCCGCGAGGCGCTCGCCTATGAGCAGCAGGAGGAGTTCATTCTGCAACGCCTGCGCGCCGGCGCCTCGATCTACGGCACATATCCGCTCGAAGAGGCGGGACTTGCCGACTACGCGGCCTGGCGCGCGGAGCGCGACAAGGGTTGA
- the araD gene encoding L-arabinonate dehydratase — MPASEGSLKKIAISDLRSQRWYNAPAMRTFNHRSRTFQIGYSKGDFENKPVIAIVNTWSDFNQCHSHFKQRVEEVKRGVWQAGGFPIEVPAISLSEPMMKPTTMLYRNLLAIETEEVLRAHPVDGAVLMGGCDKTTPGLLMGAFSMNLPCIFVPAGPMLNARWRGHTLGSGSDNWKFWDEKRAGNITDAQWQSMEESIARSPGHCMTMGTASTMTSAAEALGMTLPGAASIPAPDSNHVRMASDSGRRIVEMVWEDMRPKSFVDMSSFENAVGVVMALGGSTNAVIHLIAMARRLSIPLDLETFDRISRRTPVLANLRPSGKFLMEDFYYAGGLRALIRNMLSLLNGDSLTANGRTLAENVADADCFDADIIRPLENPILAEGGLVVLKGTLAPRGAVIKPAAATPALMKHRGRAVTFSSRDDLARRIDDPDLDITENDVIVLKGAGPVGAPGMPEWGALPVPKKLLQKGVRDMLRISDARMSGTSFGACVLHVSPEAARGGPLALVEDGDIIEIDVAERRLDLLVAEEELSRRRAAWREPPPYYSRGYGAMFAKHVTSADEGCDFDFLGPAGETPEPKIY, encoded by the coding sequence ATGCCAGCGAGTGAGGGCTCCTTGAAGAAGATCGCTATCTCGGACCTCCGGAGCCAGCGCTGGTACAATGCGCCAGCCATGCGCACCTTCAATCACCGCTCCCGCACCTTCCAGATCGGCTACTCCAAGGGCGATTTCGAGAACAAGCCTGTCATCGCCATCGTCAATACCTGGAGCGACTTCAACCAGTGCCATTCGCATTTCAAGCAGCGTGTGGAGGAAGTGAAGCGCGGTGTGTGGCAGGCAGGCGGGTTTCCCATCGAGGTTCCGGCTATCTCGCTCAGCGAGCCGATGATGAAGCCGACGACCATGCTCTACCGAAACCTGCTCGCCATCGAGACCGAGGAGGTGCTCAGGGCGCACCCGGTCGACGGTGCGGTGCTGATGGGCGGCTGCGACAAGACCACTCCCGGCCTGCTGATGGGTGCCTTCAGCATGAATCTGCCCTGCATCTTCGTGCCGGCCGGACCGATGCTGAACGCGCGATGGCGCGGCCATACGCTGGGCAGCGGCAGTGACAACTGGAAGTTCTGGGATGAGAAGCGAGCCGGCAACATCACCGACGCGCAGTGGCAGAGCATGGAGGAATCGATCGCCCGCTCGCCAGGCCACTGCATGACCATGGGTACGGCCTCGACCATGACGAGCGCGGCGGAAGCACTCGGCATGACACTGCCCGGTGCGGCCTCGATTCCTGCGCCCGATTCCAACCATGTGCGGATGGCGTCGGATTCCGGTCGCCGCATCGTCGAGATGGTGTGGGAGGACATGCGGCCGAAGAGCTTTGTCGACATGAGCTCCTTCGAGAACGCGGTCGGCGTGGTGATGGCGCTCGGCGGCTCGACCAATGCGGTCATCCATCTGATCGCCATGGCGCGGCGGCTATCGATCCCGCTCGACCTGGAGACCTTCGACCGCATCTCGCGGCGAACGCCGGTTCTGGCCAATCTGCGTCCGTCCGGCAAATTCCTCATGGAGGACTTCTATTATGCGGGCGGGCTGCGTGCACTGATCCGCAATATGCTCAGTCTGCTGAACGGCGATAGCCTTACCGCCAATGGCCGGACACTCGCGGAGAACGTCGCCGACGCGGACTGCTTCGACGCGGACATTATCCGGCCCCTTGAAAACCCGATCCTGGCCGAGGGTGGGCTGGTGGTGCTCAAAGGCACGCTCGCTCCGCGCGGCGCGGTGATCAAGCCCGCAGCGGCGACGCCCGCCTTGATGAAGCACCGGGGCCGGGCGGTCACTTTCTCCAGCCGCGACGATCTCGCCAGGCGCATCGACGATCCTGACCTCGACATCACCGAGAACGATGTGATCGTGCTCAAGGGCGCGGGACCAGTCGGCGCGCCGGGCATGCCCGAATGGGGCGCCCTCCCCGTGCCGAAGAAGCTGCTCCAGAAGGGGGTGCGCGACATGCTGCGAATCTCCGACGCGCGTATGAGCGGAACCAGCTTCGGTGCCTGCGTGCTGCACGTATCGCCCGAAGCCGCGCGCGGCGGCCCGCTGGCGCTGGTCGAGGACGGCGACATCATCGAGATCGACGTGGCCGAGCGGCGGCTCGACCTGCTTGTGGCTGAAGAGGAACTCTCTCGCCGCCGCGCCGCCTGGCGCGAGCCGCCACCTTACTACTCGCGCGGCTATGGCGCGATGTTCGCGAAACACGTGACTTCAGCCGACGAGGGCTGCGACTTCGATTTCCTCGGCCCGGCCGGCGAGACGCCGGAGCCCAAGATCTACTGA
- a CDS encoding GntR family transcriptional regulator, producing the protein MTDLPDITAPLREGSRSDVVYRSLLTWIEEGRVPYEGKLPTESELTQQFQVSRSVVRSAIARLRDRGLVRSVQGSGTIVIHESESGVTKRKEVLQGSSVRDLQRCFEFRLLIESDAAYFAALRHGPASLKRISECVYPPTYDFPAFSQQPLEAFDFHQAVVAAADNPFLEKSMQMVISQPGFQVYLRLCSATKAPDPVAHRTRINGEHREILRLIERRLADDAREYMRYHIQSAYEYMINRIPVTGDM; encoded by the coding sequence ATGACAGACCTTCCCGACATTACCGCTCCGCTGCGTGAGGGGAGCCGCAGCGATGTGGTGTACCGTTCGTTGCTGACCTGGATCGAAGAAGGCCGCGTCCCTTACGAAGGCAAGCTGCCGACCGAAAGCGAGCTCACCCAGCAGTTCCAGGTATCGCGTTCGGTTGTTCGCTCCGCGATTGCCAGGTTGCGCGACAGGGGACTTGTGCGCTCGGTGCAGGGGTCGGGCACGATCGTCATCCACGAAAGCGAAAGCGGCGTGACGAAGCGCAAGGAAGTACTGCAGGGCTCGAGTGTGCGTGACCTGCAGCGCTGCTTCGAGTTTCGTCTGCTGATTGAGAGCGATGCAGCCTATTTCGCGGCGCTGCGCCACGGCCCGGCATCGCTGAAGCGTATCAGCGAATGCGTCTACCCGCCGACGTACGATTTCCCGGCGTTCAGCCAGCAGCCGCTCGAAGCGTTCGACTTCCACCAGGCGGTGGTGGCTGCGGCCGACAATCCGTTTCTTGAAAAGTCGATGCAGATGGTCATCTCGCAGCCGGGCTTCCAAGTCTATCTCAGGCTGTGCAGTGCCACCAAGGCACCGGACCCCGTGGCACACCGCACTCGGATCAATGGCGAGCATCGCGAGATCCTGCGCCTCATCGAACGCCGCCTCGCCGATGATGCGCGCGAGTACATGCGCTATCACATCCAGAGCGCCTACGAGTACATGATCAACCGGATTCCCGTGACGGGTGATATGTGA